The Flavobacterium piscisymbiosum genome includes a region encoding these proteins:
- a CDS encoding FecR family protein: MDEKKLEEELKKIWDETPISHSDSEKEASWAEFQSKAFPSKKKKNNSWRHYAAAAAILLFVLLGTGIYFNGSSLINSTSLNVAGNTIENTTSIIKIIALPDSSRVELSPNSKIVYADNFAVNRKLEVFGEAYFKVKKDKKHPFQVVCNETTTTVLGTSFTVTGYNKNRVEVALYEGSVQMNVKNQDKKWILKPGEKFTYGNETVSIVDFERFKDFDDQKLTDVASYIESNYGYKVILPAEYTNQKITVRINKKEELKTILELLSEMYNLNFEINEDLKQITFQ; the protein is encoded by the coding sequence ATGGATGAAAAAAAATTAGAAGAAGAATTGAAAAAAATCTGGGACGAAACCCCCATTTCGCATTCTGATAGCGAAAAAGAAGCTTCGTGGGCAGAATTTCAATCGAAAGCCTTTCCTTCAAAAAAGAAGAAAAATAATTCGTGGCGTCATTATGCAGCAGCGGCAGCCATTTTACTTTTTGTACTGTTAGGAACCGGAATTTATTTTAATGGTTCTTCTTTAATAAACAGCACGAGTTTAAATGTGGCTGGAAATACGATTGAAAATACAACTTCGATCATCAAAATTATTGCTTTACCGGATAGTTCAAGAGTAGAGTTGAGTCCGAATTCTAAAATTGTATATGCTGATAATTTTGCGGTAAACAGAAAACTGGAAGTTTTTGGTGAAGCCTATTTCAAAGTAAAAAAAGATAAAAAACATCCTTTTCAGGTAGTTTGTAACGAAACGACAACTACAGTTTTAGGAACCTCTTTTACAGTTACGGGATACAATAAAAATAGAGTAGAGGTTGCCCTTTACGAAGGAAGTGTACAAATGAATGTAAAAAATCAGGACAAGAAATGGATCCTGAAACCCGGCGAAAAATTTACCTACGGAAACGAAACCGTTTCTATAGTTGATTTTGAAAGATTTAAGGATTTTGATGATCAAAAACTAACTGATGTTGCTTCTTATATTGAGTCGAATTATGGCTATAAAGTAATACTTCCGGCAGAATATACTAATCAGAAAATTACAGTACGCATCAATAAAAAAGAAGAATTAAAAACGATTCTCGAATTACTATCAGAAATGTATAACCTAAACTTTGAAATAAATGAAGATTTAAAACAGATTACTTTTCAATAG
- a CDS encoding glycoside hydrolase family 2 protein, with translation MKKVFIYFTIFLFNSVLFSQEFKREKFNFNADWKLKTGDFKDAGTINFNDNSWKKVTLPHAYNQEEAFEKDIEHLTTGIVWYRKKFKLPKGIKDRKIFIEFEGIRQAGEIYVNGQKVGLHENGVMAFGFDISDLIKPFPSENTIALRIDNDWKYKEKATGASYQWNNINFNANYGGIPKNVFLHITSKLYQTLPLYSFLKTTGVYIYPSKIDIPAASAVINAETEIRNEFNTSKTVEYEVLIEDINGKPIASFSGEKMTVLPNETKTLKANHLVENLHFWSWGYGYLYTVKTILKVDGKTIDEVSTKTGFRKTEFKEGQFWLNDRVLQVKGYAQRTSNEWPAIGMSVPQWLSDFSNKLIVEGNGNLVRWMHVTPWKQDIESCDRVGLLQAMPAGDAEKDAQGDTWKQRVNLMRDAIIYNRNNPSIIFYESGNESISEPHMHEMKSLRDTYDPFGGRAIGSREMLDSQEAEYGGEMLYINKSARKPLWATEYSRDEGLRKYWDEFSPPYHKEGDGPLYRGNPAQDYNHNQDRHAIENIVRWYDYYRERPGTGKRVNSGGVNIIFSDSNTHHRGEQNYRTSGEVDAMRIPKDGYWAHQVIWDGWVDIEKHRTHIMGHWNYTDKVVKNIYVVSTASKVELFVNGVSQGFGKQSSEFLFTFENIAWKSGTIKAIGYDEKGTVFSEDSKITADEPAAIQLKLHTQPEGMLADGNDVALIDVEVVDKNGNRCPISNDLITFTLDGPANWLGGIAQGPNNYILSKEIPVENGINRVMIQSLAKAGKIKVTASAKGLKEAEINFTTKPVTVVNGITKELPGIDLPSNLERGSTPKMPSYTQKRIAVNILNAVSPSNNNDTYKSYDDNELTEWRNDGNLNTGSITYTLSKPTIVNECVVKMTGWRTKIYPIRILADGKEVFKGNTTQSLGYITIALEPVLAEKITVELIGSSKEKDGFAKIVEVDARKELDLYKDKTSVDVTGQLRIVEIEFYEKIK, from the coding sequence ATGAAAAAAGTTTTTATATACTTTACTATATTCCTGTTTAATTCCGTTTTATTCTCGCAGGAATTTAAGAGAGAAAAGTTTAATTTTAATGCCGATTGGAAACTAAAAACAGGAGATTTTAAAGATGCCGGGACTATAAACTTCAATGATAATTCATGGAAAAAAGTAACCCTACCGCATGCCTACAATCAGGAAGAAGCTTTTGAAAAAGACATCGAACATCTCACCACAGGAATTGTCTGGTATCGTAAAAAATTCAAATTGCCTAAAGGAATTAAGGATCGCAAAATTTTTATTGAATTTGAAGGCATCCGACAAGCGGGAGAAATTTATGTAAACGGACAAAAAGTGGGACTTCATGAAAATGGCGTGATGGCTTTTGGCTTTGATATTTCGGATTTAATTAAACCATTCCCTTCAGAAAATACTATTGCACTCCGAATTGATAATGACTGGAAATACAAAGAAAAAGCCACTGGAGCTTCTTATCAATGGAACAATATTAATTTTAATGCTAATTATGGCGGCATTCCTAAAAACGTCTTTTTGCATATTACTAGTAAATTATATCAGACACTTCCACTCTATTCTTTTCTAAAAACTACTGGCGTTTATATTTATCCCTCTAAAATTGATATTCCAGCCGCAAGCGCTGTAATAAATGCCGAAACCGAAATTCGTAATGAATTCAATACATCTAAAACTGTTGAATATGAAGTACTAATTGAAGATATTAACGGAAAACCAATTGCTTCTTTCTCTGGTGAAAAAATGACTGTTTTACCTAACGAAACTAAAACTTTAAAAGCAAATCATCTCGTTGAGAATCTACATTTCTGGAGTTGGGGATACGGTTATTTATATACCGTAAAAACCATTTTGAAAGTGGATGGAAAAACTATTGATGAAGTTTCGACTAAAACCGGATTCAGGAAAACGGAATTTAAAGAAGGACAATTTTGGTTGAATGACAGGGTACTTCAGGTAAAAGGATATGCGCAGAGAACCAGTAATGAATGGCCGGCAATTGGGATGTCGGTTCCGCAATGGTTAAGTGATTTTAGCAATAAATTAATTGTAGAAGGCAATGGAAATTTAGTGCGATGGATGCACGTAACGCCCTGGAAACAGGATATTGAATCCTGCGACAGAGTGGGATTATTACAGGCAATGCCCGCAGGCGACGCCGAAAAAGATGCGCAGGGCGATACCTGGAAACAACGGGTAAATCTGATGCGCGATGCCATTATTTATAACCGAAACAATCCGAGTATTATTTTTTATGAAAGCGGCAACGAATCGATAAGCGAACCGCACATGCATGAAATGAAAAGCCTCAGGGATACGTATGATCCTTTTGGAGGACGCGCGATTGGTTCCCGTGAAATGCTGGACAGTCAGGAAGCTGAATATGGCGGAGAAATGCTTTATATTAATAAAAGCGCCAGAAAACCTTTGTGGGCAACTGAATATTCGAGAGATGAAGGTTTGCGTAAATATTGGGACGAATTCTCCCCTCCGTATCATAAAGAAGGCGACGGTCCTTTGTATCGCGGCAATCCTGCTCAGGATTACAATCACAATCAGGATCGACATGCTATAGAAAATATTGTACGCTGGTATGATTATTATCGTGAAAGACCCGGAACCGGAAAAAGAGTGAATTCAGGCGGTGTAAATATCATATTTTCGGACTCGAATACGCACCATCGCGGGGAGCAAAATTACAGAACAAGCGGCGAAGTCGATGCCATGCGCATTCCCAAAGACGGTTATTGGGCGCATCAGGTGATTTGGGATGGCTGGGTTGATATCGAAAAACACCGCACTCATATTATGGGGCACTGGAATTATACTGATAAAGTTGTCAAAAACATTTACGTAGTTTCGACAGCTTCTAAAGTTGAACTATTTGTAAATGGAGTTTCACAAGGTTTTGGTAAACAAAGCAGCGAATTCTTATTTACTTTCGAAAATATAGCTTGGAAATCCGGAACAATTAAAGCGATTGGCTATGATGAAAAAGGAACCGTTTTTAGCGAAGATTCTAAAATCACGGCTGATGAACCGGCAGCAATTCAACTAAAATTACACACTCAACCTGAAGGAATGCTGGCAGACGGTAATGATGTTGCTCTGATTGATGTTGAAGTGGTTGACAAAAACGGAAACCGTTGCCCGATCAGTAATGATTTGATCACTTTTACTCTTGATGGACCTGCGAACTGGCTTGGAGGAATTGCACAAGGGCCAAACAATTACATTCTTTCAAAAGAAATTCCGGTCGAAAATGGCATCAACAGAGTCATGATTCAATCTTTGGCGAAAGCCGGAAAAATAAAGGTTACCGCTTCCGCGAAAGGACTAAAAGAAGCCGAAATCAATTTTACAACAAAACCTGTAACGGTTGTAAACGGCATTACGAAAGAATTGCCGGGAATAGATCTTCCTTCGAATTTAGAACGCGGCTCAACGCCAAAAATGCCTTCGTATACGCAAAAAAGAATTGCTGTAAATATCCTGAACGCTGTTTCGCCATCGAATAATAATGATACTTATAAAAGTTACGATGATAATGAATTGACAGAATGGCGAAATGACGGAAACCTTAATACAGGATCGATAACATACACGCTTTCGAAACCAACTATAGTAAACGAATGTGTGGTAAAAATGACAGGATGGAGAACCAAAATTTATCCTATTCGTATTTTAGCGGATGGAAAAGAAGTTTTTAAAGGTAATACAACTCAAAGTTTGGGTTATATTACTATCGCTTTGGAGCCTGTTCTTGCTGAAAAAATCACTGTTGAATTAATCGGATCAAGCAAGGAAAAAGACGGTTTTGCTAAAATTGTTGAAGTAGATGCTAGAAAAGAACTAGATTTATATAAAGATAAAACATCAGTAGATGTAACCGGACAATTACGTATTGTTGAAATAGAATTTTATGAAAAAATCAAATAA
- a CDS encoding alpha/beta hydrolase fold domain-containing protein, whose translation MKKSNNLKPLKALFFLISFWMITPSFAQKKEIPLWDKIPDEIKYSAYSEITDRKGDISEGVRQVTLPTLTAYFADAEKSNGTSVIICPGGGYGMLAINKEGYKVAEWFNSLGINAFVLKYRLPSDLIMKNKTVGPLQDAQEAVRLVRKNAAKWKLNPNKIGIMGFSAGGHLAATLSTHYNDKVYTPIDTTSAKPDFSLLIYPVISMQNGITHEGSRDNLLGKNAVSEAIDKYSTEKQINATTPRAFLVHATDDKAVPVENSINYYLALKKEKVSAEMHLYEDGGHGFGLGVKGTNASWPKDCEKWLAANNYILKPEGYVFTYFKGNGEDGLHLAYSEDGYKWNTLKNDTSFLTPEVGKDKLMRDPCVVKGGDGLYHMVWTVSWTDKGIGYASSKDLIHWSKQEFIPLMAHEEKARNTWAPEITFDEKNKTYMIYWASTIDGKFPETKSDEEKGYNHRIYYTTTKDFKKFEKTKLLYEPGFNVIDASIVKQDQGYVMYLKDETRNPVQKNLKIAISKKLTGPYSKASEPITGNYWAEGPTAIQIDNQWTVYFDKYTLKKYGAVQQTSKGWQDISDKVSFPSGTRHGTVIKVSAEEISNLKKE comes from the coding sequence ATGAAAAAATCAAATAATTTGAAACCGCTAAAAGCCTTATTCTTTTTGATATCCTTTTGGATGATCACTCCATCATTTGCACAAAAAAAGGAAATTCCGTTATGGGATAAAATCCCTGATGAAATTAAATATTCGGCATATTCAGAAATAACAGACCGCAAAGGCGATATTTCCGAAGGAGTTCGACAAGTCACTTTACCTACTCTTACTGCTTATTTTGCCGATGCCGAAAAATCAAACGGAACTTCGGTTATCATTTGTCCGGGCGGTGGTTACGGCATGCTGGCGATTAATAAAGAAGGTTATAAAGTAGCCGAATGGTTCAATAGTTTGGGTATCAATGCTTTTGTATTAAAATACAGATTACCAAGTGATCTGATCATGAAAAACAAAACAGTTGGACCTTTGCAGGATGCTCAGGAAGCGGTTCGATTGGTACGTAAAAATGCTGCAAAATGGAAACTAAACCCGAACAAAATTGGGATTATGGGATTTTCTGCCGGAGGACACTTGGCAGCAACATTAAGCACGCATTATAATGACAAAGTTTACACGCCAATTGATACAACAAGTGCTAAACCTGATTTTTCTCTTTTAATTTATCCTGTTATTTCCATGCAAAACGGAATTACTCATGAGGGTTCAAGGGATAATTTATTAGGCAAAAATGCGGTAAGTGAAGCCATTGATAAATATTCTACTGAAAAACAGATTAATGCTACCACTCCCCGAGCTTTTTTGGTTCACGCTACTGATGATAAAGCGGTTCCGGTTGAAAACAGCATCAATTATTATCTGGCTTTAAAAAAAGAAAAGGTTTCTGCCGAAATGCATTTGTATGAAGATGGCGGTCACGGTTTTGGTTTAGGCGTAAAAGGAACGAATGCATCCTGGCCAAAAGACTGTGAAAAATGGCTTGCTGCTAACAATTATATTCTGAAACCTGAAGGATATGTATTTACTTATTTTAAAGGAAATGGCGAAGACGGACTTCATCTGGCGTATAGCGAAGATGGTTATAAATGGAATACTTTAAAAAATGACACATCGTTTTTGACTCCCGAAGTGGGCAAAGACAAACTGATGAGAGATCCTTGTGTGGTTAAAGGCGGCGACGGATTGTATCATATGGTCTGGACAGTGAGCTGGACGGATAAAGGGATTGGTTATGCTTCATCAAAAGATTTGATTCATTGGTCGAAACAGGAATTTATTCCGTTAATGGCGCATGAGGAAAAAGCCAGAAATACGTGGGCTCCCGAAATTACTTTCGACGAAAAAAATAAAACCTATATGATTTATTGGGCTTCGACAATAGACGGGAAGTTTCCTGAAACAAAATCGGATGAAGAAAAAGGATACAATCACCGCATTTATTATACGACTACGAAGGATTTTAAAAAGTTTGAAAAAACAAAATTATTGTACGAACCCGGCTTTAATGTTATCGATGCTTCGATTGTAAAACAGGATCAGGGATATGTAATGTACCTTAAAGATGAAACGCGTAATCCGGTACAGAAAAATTTAAAAATCGCCATCAGTAAAAAGCTGACAGGTCCTTATAGTAAAGCCAGCGAACCTATTACAGGAAATTATTGGGCCGAAGGACCAACAGCCATTCAAATCGACAATCAATGGACGGTTTACTTTGATAAATATACATTGAAAAAATACGGTGCTGTACAACAAACTTCAAAAGGCTGGCAGGATATTTCAGACAAGGTTAGTTTTCCATCGGGAACGCGACATGGTACGGTGATAAAAGTTTCTGCTGAGGAAATTAGCAATTTGAAGAAGGAGTAA
- a CDS encoding DUF4249 domain-containing protein — MLRLKKYNLKSKAFTLFSLLFVLLLSSCDKVVELDLETGDPKIVVDAEIIWEKGTSGNEQTIKITRMASYYSPTTPKVSGAQVRVENSNGDIFTFNEAEPGLYKCTNFVPAIDMEYKLFVQVDGQTLTATEKLVSVPKVERIDQEFMADVTGEDLIVVTFYYKDPADQVNYYLTDYKTDILPYPEYTSTSDEFLNGNEINEKFTDEDLKPGKVLDITHRGISKNFYNYMNLILEATNSNPFGAVPGNIRGNIINTTDANNFALGYFRLCEANRMSYTVK; from the coding sequence ATGTTGCGATTAAAAAAATACAACTTAAAAAGTAAAGCATTCACTTTATTTAGTCTTCTTTTTGTTTTACTTCTTTCATCCTGTGACAAGGTTGTTGAACTTGATCTGGAAACTGGAGATCCTAAAATAGTAGTCGATGCCGAGATCATTTGGGAAAAAGGAACAAGCGGAAACGAACAGACCATAAAAATTACCAGAATGGCTTCGTATTACAGTCCAACGACACCAAAAGTTTCAGGAGCACAGGTAAGAGTTGAAAATAGTAATGGAGATATTTTCACATTTAATGAAGCTGAACCGGGTTTATATAAGTGTACTAATTTTGTTCCTGCAATTGATATGGAATATAAATTATTTGTACAAGTTGATGGACAAACTCTAACCGCTACCGAAAAATTAGTTTCTGTGCCGAAAGTTGAAAGAATAGACCAGGAATTTATGGCCGATGTAACAGGAGAAGATCTTATTGTGGTAACATTTTATTATAAAGATCCTGCTGATCAGGTCAATTATTATCTAACAGATTATAAAACGGATATTTTGCCTTATCCGGAATACACATCGACAAGTGACGAATTTTTGAATGGAAATGAAATCAATGAAAAATTTACAGATGAAGATCTAAAGCCAGGGAAAGTTCTTGATATCACACATCGTGGTATTTCTAAAAACTTTTATAATTACATGAATTTGATTTTAGAAGCAACAAATTCGAACCCTTTTGGTGCAGTACCGGGCAATATAAGAGGAAATATTATCAATACTACTGATGCTAACAATTTTGCTTTAGGCTACTTCAGGCTTTGTGAAGCAAACCGTATGTCGTATACAGTAAAATAA
- a CDS encoding MutS-related protein: protein MKNIQDLNIKNEVLPIFDYSLNSFTKNKILNLLETPLKSEDAIIERQNILIGFAANYKVLKDYSYTVLYLNEVHTFLHNFKEKDAERKRFIFSNPTDDDILLHNKIHQLVLFFYRLESTCFSRINLKDFPETYRADLKRILVFLSFLELRKYEEMIRERKFKYKHIKEITAKISKLKSDNKIDLFWEDLFLFESYLSINKAIITKKFVFPTFDKKAINLTEFYHPILKNPIKNDFSSTCNVIVLNGPNMSGKSTFLKSISLCIYLGNLGLGIPASAGIIPFCNNYSIGINKRDDILNGYSHFMTEIVNLKNVVVNAAEGKRCFAVFDEIFNGTNIEDALEICKTTIQGLSQYKDSYFFISTHLQELKNFTNSNVSTFYLDCELIDSTPTFTYKLKKGWSDIKVGRILFDKEGLNKLLQQSPIDDAV, encoded by the coding sequence ATGAAGAATATTCAGGATTTAAATATTAAAAATGAAGTATTACCTATTTTCGATTATTCTTTAAATTCTTTTACTAAAAACAAGATTCTGAATTTATTAGAAACTCCTCTAAAATCTGAGGATGCAATCATTGAACGACAAAATATTCTAATAGGTTTTGCTGCGAATTATAAGGTTTTAAAAGATTATTCCTATACGGTTCTTTATCTCAATGAAGTGCATACTTTTCTACATAATTTTAAAGAAAAAGATGCCGAAAGAAAACGGTTTATATTTTCAAACCCTACTGATGATGACATTCTTCTTCATAATAAAATTCATCAATTAGTATTATTTTTTTATCGATTGGAGTCTACTTGTTTCTCAAGAATTAATTTAAAAGATTTTCCTGAAACGTATCGAGCCGATTTAAAAAGAATTTTAGTTTTTCTTTCTTTTTTAGAATTAAGAAAATACGAAGAAATGATTCGGGAGAGAAAGTTCAAATACAAGCATATTAAAGAAATAACAGCTAAAATTTCTAAACTAAAATCAGATAATAAAATAGATCTTTTTTGGGAAGATTTGTTTTTATTTGAATCGTATTTATCTATTAATAAAGCTATAATTACTAAAAAATTTGTTTTTCCTACTTTCGATAAAAAGGCAATAAATCTAACTGAATTTTACCATCCTATACTTAAAAATCCAATCAAAAATGATTTTAGCTCTACCTGTAATGTGATTGTTCTGAATGGGCCAAACATGTCCGGGAAATCGACTTTTCTTAAATCAATAAGTTTATGTATTTATTTAGGAAACTTGGGATTAGGAATTCCAGCTTCTGCGGGAATAATTCCTTTTTGCAATAATTATTCGATTGGAATTAATAAACGAGATGATATTTTAAACGGTTATAGTCATTTTATGACCGAAATTGTAAATCTTAAAAATGTCGTTGTAAACGCTGCCGAAGGAAAAAGATGTTTCGCTGTTTTTGATGAAATTTTTAATGGTACCAATATCGAAGATGCCTTAGAAATATGCAAAACAACGATACAAGGTCTAAGTCAGTATAAGGATTCCTATTTTTTTATCTCTACACACCTTCAGGAATTAAAGAACTTTACCAACAGTAATGTTTCTACTTTTTATTTAGATTGCGAATTGATTGATAGCACACCCACCTTTACTTATAAATTAAAAAAAGGATGGTCTGACATTAAAGTCGGAAGAATTTTATTTGATAAAGAAGGATTAAATAAATTATTGCAACAAAGCCCAATTGATGATGCGGTTTAA
- a CDS encoding TonB-dependent receptor, producing MKHIISACFFLFSWCMFSQNVTVTVDQTVTLKEFFKQIENQTDFKFAFTDQINTSQKYFTQKRTFTNTDIKELINELNKSASIQFSIVGNNIFVKQKITKAASAKKKNKLTGQVLDDNREPVIGANVYVREAGTGATTDANGYFSIELDNGTYTVEISYVGLKNKEKRITISDDERMKFNMESGSQQLEQVVITTSKAVDVKNTQMSVNKLSMAEIKRLPTAMGEPDPLKSLLTLPGVTNAGEASSGFNVRGGAADQNLILLDGAPVYGDSHMFGFFSIFNADIVNGLDLYKGGIPSKFGGRVSSVLDVTQQTGDLNDYKVNGGIGLISSRLLVQGPLKKDVGSFIIAGRASYAHLFLKLTDIKSSVMFYDINAKLNYRLGANNTIAFSGYMGNDLFDINNFFASTYGNTMGTVSWKHKFSDNLNTNLSVFYSDYKFNLQIPFQKFEWDSKITNYGLKYNWNHTISDNFKLNYGIDGLYYDFNPGTVQPYGVDSQFNYSQLDKKYALETSAFLDVENQVTEKLNLRYGLRYSTFLRLGGETISTYENGQSVVYNPLYHIYEEADPIGSKYYGKGKTISKFDNLEPRLALSYAFNDETSVKASYNRMAQYIHMLSNTRAPLPMTIWTPSGPFTKPQMLNQYAVGYFKNFKEREYSFEGELFYKKIKNRIDYIDGANLLGNNNIEQDILNGEARSYGMELLFRKNTGRFTGWVAYTLSKAEQRTPGRTPEEPGIANGGWYLSGYDKLHNLNVTANYEFNPKWSFNANFSLQSGQPVTYPNGYYEFGGRNVPNYTLRNADRLPAYHHLDIGATYTPKPDKKQGWQSYWVFSIYNLYNRQNAASITFSQNDTTGGNESKQLSIYGLVPGVSYNFKF from the coding sequence ATGAAGCATATAATTTCAGCATGCTTTTTTTTATTCAGTTGGTGTATGTTTTCCCAAAACGTAACCGTAACGGTAGACCAGACTGTAACATTAAAAGAATTTTTTAAGCAGATAGAAAATCAAACCGATTTTAAATTTGCCTTTACAGATCAAATTAATACAAGTCAAAAATATTTTACCCAAAAACGTACGTTTACCAATACCGATATAAAAGAATTGATCAACGAACTGAATAAGAGCGCATCAATTCAATTTTCGATAGTAGGCAATAATATATTCGTAAAGCAAAAAATTACGAAAGCAGCATCGGCTAAAAAAAAAAACAAGCTAACCGGTCAGGTTCTTGACGATAACAGAGAGCCGGTTATTGGTGCTAATGTTTATGTAAGAGAAGCTGGTACTGGTGCTACAACTGATGCGAATGGATATTTTTCGATAGAACTTGACAATGGCACTTATACTGTTGAGATTAGTTATGTAGGTCTGAAAAATAAAGAAAAGCGTATTACGATTTCTGATGATGAAAGAATGAAATTTAACATGGAATCAGGCAGTCAGCAATTAGAGCAGGTGGTCATCACAACAAGCAAGGCAGTTGATGTAAAGAATACTCAAATGAGTGTGAATAAACTTTCGATGGCCGAGATCAAAAGACTCCCGACTGCGATGGGTGAGCCGGATCCTTTAAAATCATTATTGACTTTACCCGGTGTTACCAATGCCGGCGAAGCTTCATCAGGGTTTAATGTTCGTGGTGGTGCCGCTGACCAGAATTTAATTCTTTTGGATGGTGCTCCGGTATATGGAGATTCTCATATGTTTGGTTTCTTTTCTATTTTTAATGCAGATATTGTAAACGGATTAGATTTATATAAAGGAGGGATTCCGTCTAAATTTGGAGGACGTGTTTCTTCCGTTCTTGATGTAACTCAGCAAACCGGAGACCTTAATGATTATAAAGTAAATGGAGGTATTGGTCTAATATCAAGCCGACTTTTAGTGCAGGGGCCTCTTAAAAAAGATGTGGGTTCGTTTATTATTGCAGGACGTGCTTCTTATGCGCATTTATTTTTAAAGCTTACTGATATCAAGAGTTCTGTAATGTTTTATGATATTAATGCTAAGCTTAATTACCGTTTGGGAGCCAATAATACAATTGCTTTTTCCGGTTATATGGGAAATGATTTATTTGATATTAATAACTTTTTTGCCAGTACTTACGGTAATACTATGGGAACGGTTAGCTGGAAACATAAATTTTCAGACAATTTAAATACGAACCTTTCTGTTTTTTACAGTGATTATAAATTTAATCTTCAAATACCTTTTCAAAAATTTGAATGGGATAGTAAAATTACCAACTACGGACTTAAATACAATTGGAATCACACGATATCAGACAATTTTAAACTGAATTATGGTATCGATGGTTTGTATTATGATTTTAATCCGGGAACTGTACAGCCGTATGGTGTCGATTCGCAGTTTAATTACAGTCAGTTAGATAAAAAATATGCTTTAGAGACTTCTGCTTTTCTTGATGTCGAAAATCAGGTTACAGAAAAACTGAATCTTCGTTACGGTCTTCGATACAGTACATTTTTACGTTTAGGCGGAGAAACTATTAGTACTTATGAAAATGGACAATCGGTAGTATACAATCCGTTATATCATATTTATGAAGAAGCAGACCCAATAGGAAGTAAATATTACGGAAAAGGAAAAACCATCAGTAAGTTTGATAACCTTGAACCGCGATTGGCCTTGTCCTATGCTTTCAATGATGAAACTTCGGTAAAAGCGAGTTATAACAGAATGGCGCAATACATTCATATGTTGTCGAATACCCGCGCTCCGTTGCCTATGACGATCTGGACACCAAGCGGACCTTTTACAAAACCACAAATGCTGAATCAGTATGCAGTAGGATATTTCAAGAATTTCAAGGAACGTGAGTATTCATTTGAAGGAGAATTATTTTATAAAAAAATAAAAAACCGTATCGATTATATTGATGGTGCAAATTTATTGGGTAACAATAATATCGAGCAGGATATCCTGAACGGAGAAGCGAGATCATACGGTATGGAGTTATTGTTCAGAAAAAATACAGGTCGTTTTACAGGATGGGTTGCGTATACTTTGTCTAAAGCTGAACAAAGAACGCCGGGAAGAACGCCTGAAGAACCGGGTATTGCCAATGGAGGCTGGTATTTATCAGGATACGATAAATTGCATAATCTAAATGTTACTGCAAATTACGAGTTCAATCCTAAATGGTCTTTTAATGCTAATTTTAGTTTACAATCAGGTCAGCCGGTAACGTATCCAAACGGTTATTATGAATTTGGCGGAAGAAATGTACCTAATTATACCTTGAGAAATGCGGACAGGCTTCCTGCATATCATCACCTGGATATTGGCGCAACTTATACGCCTAAACCAGATAAAAAACAAGGATGGCAAAGCTATTGGGTATTTAGTATTTATAATCTTTATAACAGACAAAATGCTGCATCGATCACGTTTTCTCAAAATGATACTACGGGAGGGAATGAGTCAAAACAGTTGTCTATTTATGGTTTAGTACCTGGAGTTTCTTATAATTTTAAATTTTAA
- a CDS encoding RNA polymerase sigma factor has translation MDNRKFILSLKKGNEASFKEVYLTYYDKLINIARRFDFTVLTPQDFVQETFLRLYNKRELLNEEVLFDKQLFTICKNIILNHVNRENRIIQLDPEFEKMEPEDTETIIFEERREKLHNFINLLPEQQQKIFSLHKLENLSYKEIAAITDLSEKTIANHIYLASKFIRKKIEEH, from the coding sequence ATGGACAACAGGAAGTTTATATTAAGTTTAAAAAAAGGTAATGAGGCTTCTTTCAAAGAAGTTTACCTGACTTATTATGATAAACTGATAAACATTGCCAGACGTTTCGATTTTACGGTGCTGACTCCGCAGGATTTTGTTCAGGAAACTTTTTTAAGATTGTACAACAAAAGGGAATTATTAAACGAAGAGGTTTTATTTGATAAACAATTGTTTACAATCTGCAAGAATATTATTCTCAATCATGTTAATAGGGAAAACAGAATAATTCAGCTTGATCCTGAGTTCGAAAAAATGGAACCTGAGGATACAGAAACCATAATTTTTGAAGAAAGAAGAGAAAAACTACATAATTTTATCAATCTTCTTCCGGAACAGCAACAAAAAATATTTAGTTTACATAAATTGGAAAACCTTAGCTATAAGGAGATTGCGGCAATTACAGACCTTTCTGAAAAGACAATTGCCAATCATATTTATCTTGCCAGTAAATTTATTCGAAAAAAAATCGAAGAGCATTAG